In the genome of Lysobacter sp. BMK333-48F3, the window CACCTGCGCCAGATCGCAGCCCGCCAGAGCCAGCACCTTGACCACGTTCTGCATCGTGCGGCGGGTCTGCGCCTCGATCCCGCCGGGCTCGATCTCGCCATGCTCATTCATCGCCACCTGGCCGGAGATGTAGACGAAATCGCCGGCGCGCACCGCCGGCGAGAACGGCAGGGTCTGGCCGCCGGCCCCACTGGGCTCCAGGCCGTAACGGACGATCGGATCGCTGTCGCTCATGCGCACCTCTGGCAGGAAAGGACGACGCGGGCCGGCCGCGCCGGGCGCCGCACGGCTGCGCGGCCCGCCCCGGGGCCGGCAAGACTCGATTGTGCTTCGAGGGCCATTAGCCGGGACTGCCCGCAGCCCGACGTGAAACTATCCTACACGCCATGTAATTACATTTTGCAGCGCACAATGCTTTATTTATCCGACGATTGCTACCATCAAGACAAGCCGCCAAGGCATTCTGTCAGAAATTTACAAGGAACTCAGATGAGCGCGGTGGCGTCGCCGGTCCGGTCTCTGTATGCCTACCCCTGGGACGTGGCGGCGCGCGGTGCGCGCGAATTCGCCTCGCAGGTGCGCGAGTTCGGCCTGGACGGCGTGACCCTGGCGCTGAGCTACCACGCCGGCAAATTCGTCAGCCCGCACCATCCGGGCCGGCGCGTGGTCTTTCCCGAGGACGGCGCCACCTACTTCGCCCCCGACCCGCACGGCTACGGCGAGATCGCGCCGTTCGCCCACTCCGACCCGGCCCTGCTGCGGATCGCCGCCGACCTCGCCGAGGACGGCCGCATCGCGGTGCGCGCCTGGACCGTGCTGCTGCACAACAGCCGGCTCGGCGAACGCCACCCGCGCCACGTCGCCCGCAATGCCTGGGGCGACCCGTACGTGTACAGCCTGTGCCCGTCTTCGCCGGCGGTGTTCGACTATGCGGTCGCGCTGTCGGCCGACGTCGCCCGGCAACCGGTGCGCGGGCTGGTGCTGGAAACGCCGAACTGGCTGCCGTACGCGCACGGCTACCACCATGAGTTCGCCCAGGTGCGCGGCAACCTGTGGCTGGATACCTTGCTCGGGCTGTGCTTCTGCGCCGATTGCCGGCGCCTGGCGATCGCCGCCGACCTCGACGCCGACGCGCTGGCCGCGCGCGTGCGCCTGCGCGTCGACGCCTATCTCGGCGCGCCGATCGACGCCAGCCCCGACCAGGCGGCCAGTTGGCTGATGGCCGACCTGCTCGACATGCCGCAGTTGGCGGCCTACCTGAAACTGCGCCAGCGCCGGGT includes:
- a CDS encoding RidA family protein; the encoded protein is MSDSDPIVRYGLEPSGAGGQTLPFSPAVRAGDFVYISGQVAMNEHGEIEPGGIEAQTRRTMQNVVKVLALAGCDLAQVVKVTVWLDDTRDFWSFNRVYREYFGDRPPARSCVRAQMMVDCKIEIEAIAYSPLGRETAQRNE